TTTGCTATCAAAGAAAAAATAGATTTAACCATTGTAGGACCAGAAGCTCCATTAGTAGACGGTTTAGTAGATGAGTTTAAAAAATTTGATTTAAAAGTTTTTGGTCCCAATCAAAAGGCAGTTAGTTTAGAAGGCAGTAAGGCATTTTCTAAAAAATTTATGCAAAAGCATGGAGTTAAAACAGCTGTTGCAAAAGTTTTTGATGCTTATGGAGAAGCCAAAGAATATTTGAAAAATAAAAATTATCCTTTAGTTATCAAAGCAAGTGGCTTAGCTGGAGGGAAAGGTGTAGTTATTTGTGAAGATTATGATGAAGCATTGGCTACCCTTGATGATTTTATGATTAGAAGAATCTACGGAGATGCAGGTATTAGAGTTGTGATAGAGGAGTATTTAAGAGGATTTGAAGCTTCTATCATTGCTTTCTCTAATGGCAAAGAACTTTTCCCGTGTATACCAGTGAAAGACTATAAGAAGGTAGGCAACGGAGATAAAGGAGCAAATACAGGAGGAATGGGTAGTGTGGCTCCAAGCCCAGAGTTTACAGAGGCTCACATGGAAGACTTCAAGAAAAATATACTCACCCCAACTATTCAAGGGCTTAAAGCTGATGAACTTGAGTTTAAAGGATTTATCTTCTTTGGTCTGATGGTAACAGCTGATGGTTGCTACTGTTTAGAATACAATATGAGATTAGGTGACCCTGAAACACAGGTGATTATGCCATTGTTGGAAAATAATCTTATTGATGTTATTGAAGATTGTTTAGCAGGTAAAGAAGTGGAGCTTAAATTCAAAGACGAAAAAGCCGTATGTTTGGTAATGTGTTCTGGAGGTTATCCTAGAAATATAGAAACAGGGTACGAAATAACAGGCTTAGATAAGGTAACTCATAGCCAAGTCCTATTTGCAGGGGCTACTATACAAGGGGAAAGAGTCATTACTAACGGAGGGCGAGTGGTTAATTTTGTAGCCACAGCTCCAACTTATGAGGAAGCACGAAAGAAAGTTTATGCTGATGCTCATACAGTAAATTTTGATTATGCTTTTTATCGTGATGATATTGCTAAATTTTAATCAGATTATAATTATATAACTAAATATTGAAAAGTAATTATGTGAAATTTGTTAATAATTTCCATAGTTACTTTTTGTCTAAATAAACCATCTATGCAAAACGGAATTATTATATTAGACTTCGGTTCTCAGTACAACCAACTGATAGGAAGACGTATTAGAGAAATGGAAGTTTACTCTGAAGTATTGCCTTACAATACACCTATTGAAGTCATATTAGAAAAGAACCCAAAAGGGATTATCTTATCTGGTGGGCCTAGCTCTGTAAATGCGGAAAATGCCCATTTGGTAGACAAAGCTTTGTTTGAACAATCAATTCCTGTATTAGGAATCTGCTATGGCATGCAGTTAACGACTCATCTGCTTGGAGGCACTGTTAAAAAAGGTATCAAAGGGGAATACGGCAAAGCTGAGCTTAAAATACAACAATCGTCTAAATTATTTCAAGGTGTTTCGGAAGAATCTATTGTTTGGATGAGCCATTTTGATGAAGTAGAAGTAGTACCAGAAGGTTTTACTATTAACGCTAAAACAGAAGTAATTTCAGCTATTTCAAATGAAGATAGAGACATTTATTGCGTTCAGTTTCACCCAGAAGTTTCCCATACGGAAGAAGGTGTTAAGATGTTGGAAAACTTTGTCTTTAATATTTGTAAGGCAGAGAAAAACTGGAAACTTACTAGCTATATAGACCGTACTGTAGAAGAAATTAGACAAAAGGTAGGCAATCAGAAAGTGATATTAGGACTATCTGGAGGTGTGGATTCTTCTGTAGCAGCGGTTTTAATCCATAAAGCTATTGGCTCTCAACTAACTTGTATTTTTGTAGATACAGGGCTTTTAAGAAAAAACGAAGCACAGAAGGTAATGGAAAATTATGGTTCTCATTTCAATCTTAACATTAAGCTGATAGATGCTTCAGAGAGATTTTTATCAAAATTAAAAGGTGTTTCAGACCCTGAACAAAAACGAAAAATCATCGGAAATGAGTTTGTAGCTGTTTTTGATGAAGAATCTCATAAAATAGAAGGTGCCAAGTTCTTAGCACAAGGAACGATTTATCCAGATGTGATAGAATCTCAATCGGTTAAAGGTCCATCTGCAGTTATAAAATCCCATCACAATGTGGGTGGTTTGCCTGAAGATATGGAGTTTGAACTTTTAGAACCTTTGAGAGAGCTTTTCAAAGATGAAGTAAGAAAAGTAGGAGAGGAGTTGGGGATTCCACATCATTTGGTTTACAGACATCCGTTTCCGGGACCTGGATTAGGTATTAGAATTTTGGGTGAAGTAGATGCTGAAAAAGCTAAAATATTGCAAGAAGCCGATGATATTTTTATAGAAGAACTTTATAAAAATGATTTATACGATAAGGTGTCTCAAGCGTTTGTGGTATTACTTCCTGTGAAATCGGTAGGAGTTATGGGAGACGAGAGAACTTATGAATACACAGCTGTGGTGCGTTCTGCAAATACAATAGACTTTATGACGGCAACCTTTAGTAAATTTCCTTGGGAGTTCTTAGAAAAGGTATCTAATAGAATCATCAATGAAGTTAAAGGTATCAATAGAGTAGTTTATGATATCTCTAGTAAACCACCTGCAACTATAGAATGGGAGTAAAAGTAAAATTTTTAAAAAGAACGAAATAATATGTTTTTAAATACTACGGAACAGTCATTTACAAAAAATGTTGGCTCTGCTTGGGATAAAACCTATGAGAAATTAGAAGATTGGCAGCAGTCCATATTTTCTAATATTCCTAACTTTATTGTAGCAATTTTTGTTTTTACAGTCGCTCTATTTTTATCAAGAATTATTTATAGAGTTGTTGTTAGTCTACTTTACAAAACATCTTTACAAGATTCTGCTAAAAATGTAATTGCCAGAATGGTATCTATAGGAGTTATTATGCTTGGGATTATACTCGTTTTGGTAGTTCTTAACCTTAATGGTGTTTTAAATACGATTCTTGCGGGTGCTGGGGTTATGGGGTTAGCCGTAGGTCTAGCATTACAAGGAACGCTATCTAATACCTTCTCAGGAGTGGTACTTTCTTTAGTGAAAAATATCAGAATTGGCGATTGGGTATCCTCAAATAATTTCTCTGGTCAAATTATGGATATAGACTTTAGAATGACTACGATAAAAGATATAGATAATAATATTGTATTGATACCTAATAAATTAGTGTTAGACTCACCGATAAAAAATGCTTCTTTGACTCCTCAAAGAAGACTTATCTTAACCTGCGGTGTGGGGTATGAGTCTGATTTAGATAAAGTTAAAGAAATTGTTCTAGAAACAGTAAAAAAAACGGTTGAATATTTAGTAGAGGAAGAAGAAATTACTTTCCTCTATACCTCGTTTGGAGATAGTGCTATTGATTTTGAATTGAGATGTATGCTCAATGTTAGCTCTGGCTTGTTGGTAGCACAACAAAAAAGTAATCTTATTACTGCCCTAAAGAAAAGGTTTGATGAGGAAGGTATAAATATACCATTTCCTATTAGAACTTTTAAATTTGAACAATAGAATAGAAAAGCCTTGCTTCTTCTAGGATAAGAGCAAGGCTTTTTTTATTTCATATCGTACATCACCATTGCGGTCATCAGTTTTGGAGATATTAGAGTAGATTTAGGTGGCATTTTTTGATTTAAGTCGGATATTTTAACCAAATCATTAAAACTTACTGGATAAACCCCAAAAGCAACTTGATATTCGTTTGAGTCTACCTTGTCTTTTAATTTTAGTATTCCGTTAATATCAGAAGTTCCCTTTAAAAATTTAACTCTATCCGAAATCTTAGAGTTTTCTATACCTAAAATTGGTTTTAGAATAAACTTTTCTAAAAGGTAATGATCCATACTCTCCAATCCTTCTTCCGTAGGACGAAGGTCGTGTTTAATGTGTAGACTATAAAATTTCCCATCTAAATACATACTGATATGGAATTTTTTAGAAGGGAAATAAGGCGTTTCTCCCTTTTCATAGATAAGGAAATCTTGCTCCAATCGTTTTAAGAAATCTTCCTTAGAAAATCCGTTAAGGTCTTTTATCAATCTGTTGTAATCGTGTATTTTTATAGACTGATTAGATACAATGAAACTATAAACAAAGTTATAACCTTCTGTACCTAAACTCTTTTTGTTTTTCTCTCTTTGTAATTTTGCATTCAATGCAGCAGAGCCAATTCTATGGTGTCCGTCGGCTATGTAGAAAGAGTCTATTTGGTCTATAACCTCTTTAAACTGTTGGAGTTTTAGGCGGTTATCTATTTTCCAAACTTTATGACAAATATTTTGGTCATCTTTGAAATTTATGATAGGAATGTTTTTCTCCTCAAGATTCATCAACATTTCTACCTTTGAGTTTGCTGGATAGGTAAGGAGTACAGGTTCTGCTTGTAGTTCTACCTTACCAAGGTATTCGGCTAACCTTTCTTTTTTATGTGTAATAGTAGCCTCGTGCTTTTTTATTTTGCCATTCCAAAAATCTTCTACAGAAACTAATCCTAATAAACCTCTGAAAACGGTTTTGTTAGGCATTATTTGCTCGTATAAGTAGTAAGAAGCGGCATCTTGCATAAGATTACTCTTTGCTATTTCTTCGTAGTTATTTCTTACCTTTCTTAAATTTCTGTTTACATCTTTGGATTTACTGCATATATAGGGCTTTACCATATTGATGTAGCTTCCTTCTATGTTCGCTTTTTCAGCTATCACATCATCAGTATAGTTATCCAACGGACGAGTGGGAAATATGTTAATGTACTCGCTTCTTGGTCTTACTCCTTTAAATGGTTTAAATGTAGGCATTTTACGAATTAAAGTTTATAATTTGTTGAGCAAGTTCTGTTCCGATTCTTTCTTGGGCTTCAAGAGTGTTGCCTCCTAAATGAGGACTTAATGAAAGGCTAGGATTCATAAGTAAAGATAAAGATGGCTCTGGCTCATTCTCAAAAACATCTAGAGCAGCGCCTGCTATTTTACCGTTTTCAATAAATTCTAGTAAAGCTTCCTCATTAAGTACACCACCTCTAGCCGTATTTACAATAAATACACCATCTTTCATACACTCGTACTCAGCAGAATCTAGTATATATCCTTCTGTTTTAGGTGTGTTTATTGTAATGAAATCAGACGAAGACAGTAACTTAGACAAATCGTTTGTAGTTTCTATTTCAAAATCAAGACTTCTCCCATCAAAAAAGTTGAGGGAAATAGTTTCTTTTCTAGCTTTTCTAGTGTAGGCCACGATATTCATTCCTAGGGCAATGCCTATTTTAGCTACTTCTTTACCAATACTTCCTAAACCGATAATTCCTAACGTTTTTCCTGAAAGCTCCACCGCTTTAGTGTAGGCTTTTTTTAAATCTTTAAATTTGGTATCTCCTTCTAGAGGCATCATTCGGTTAGATTCGTGTAAAAATCTTGCCAAAGAGAAGAAATGAGCAAATACCATCTCTGCTACAGATTTAGACGAAGCTAAAGGGGTATTGATGACTTTAATACCTTTGGATAAAGCATAATCTACATCTATATTATCCATTCCTACACCACCTCTACCTATTATTTTGAGGCTAGGGCAGGCATCTATTAAGTCTTTTCTTACTTTGGTGGCACTTCTTACAAGAAGTACATCTATATTATTTTCATTTATAAAGTTGGCTAATTGCTCTTGAGCTACACGATGCTCAACAAACTCTATCCCTGCATTTTTTAACATGGTAATCCCTGCATTGGACATACCATCGTTAGCTAATACTTTCATATTACACATTTACTATTAGTCTAAAGATTTCATAACATCTACCAACACCTGTACACTTTCTAGCGGAAGTGCATTGTAAAGGCTGGCTCTATAACCACCGATACTTCTATGTCCATTAAGTCCATTGATACCTGCTTCTTTCCATAAAGCATCAAACTTTTCTTTTTTAGACTCATCAGTCAATTTAAAGCTCACATTCATCATAGAACGGTCTTCCGCGATAGCAAAACCTTCAAACAGAGGGTTCCTATCTATTTCGTTATAGATGAGTTCTGCTTTAGCTTTATTTTTAGCTTCAGCAGCTGCAATTCCACC
This Riemerella anatipestifer DNA region includes the following protein-coding sequences:
- a CDS encoding mechanosensitive ion channel family protein is translated as MFLNTTEQSFTKNVGSAWDKTYEKLEDWQQSIFSNIPNFIVAIFVFTVALFLSRIIYRVVVSLLYKTSLQDSAKNVIARMVSIGVIMLGIILVLVVLNLNGVLNTILAGAGVMGLAVGLALQGTLSNTFSGVVLSLVKNIRIGDWVSSNNFSGQIMDIDFRMTTIKDIDNNIVLIPNKLVLDSPIKNASLTPQRRLILTCGVGYESDLDKVKEIVLETVKKTVEYLVEEEEITFLYTSFGDSAIDFELRCMLNVSSGLLVAQQKSNLITALKKRFDEEGINIPFPIRTFKFEQ
- a CDS encoding D-2-hydroxyacid dehydrogenase, translated to MKVLANDGMSNAGITMLKNAGIEFVEHRVAQEQLANFINENNIDVLLVRSATKVRKDLIDACPSLKIIGRGGVGMDNIDVDYALSKGIKVINTPLASSKSVAEMVFAHFFSLARFLHESNRMMPLEGDTKFKDLKKAYTKAVELSGKTLGIIGLGSIGKEVAKIGIALGMNIVAYTRKARKETISLNFFDGRSLDFEIETTNDLSKLLSSSDFITINTPKTEGYILDSAEYECMKDGVFIVNTARGGVLNEEALLEFIENGKIAGAALDVFENEPEPSLSLLMNPSLSLSPHLGGNTLEAQERIGTELAQQIINFNS
- the purD gene encoding phosphoribosylamine--glycine ligase — encoded protein: MRILIVGNGGRESALAMKLKDDKRVTQMYFAKGNATTQALGKTAHETDIKYLRDFAIKEKIDLTIVGPEAPLVDGLVDEFKKFDLKVFGPNQKAVSLEGSKAFSKKFMQKHGVKTAVAKVFDAYGEAKEYLKNKNYPLVIKASGLAGGKGVVICEDYDEALATLDDFMIRRIYGDAGIRVVIEEYLRGFEASIIAFSNGKELFPCIPVKDYKKVGNGDKGANTGGMGSVAPSPEFTEAHMEDFKKNILTPTIQGLKADELEFKGFIFFGLMVTADGCYCLEYNMRLGDPETQVIMPLLENNLIDVIEDCLAGKEVELKFKDEKAVCLVMCSGGYPRNIETGYEITGLDKVTHSQVLFAGATIQGERVITNGGRVVNFVATAPTYEEARKKVYADAHTVNFDYAFYRDDIAKF
- the guaA gene encoding glutamine-hydrolyzing GMP synthase — encoded protein: MQNGIIILDFGSQYNQLIGRRIREMEVYSEVLPYNTPIEVILEKNPKGIILSGGPSSVNAENAHLVDKALFEQSIPVLGICYGMQLTTHLLGGTVKKGIKGEYGKAELKIQQSSKLFQGVSEESIVWMSHFDEVEVVPEGFTINAKTEVISAISNEDRDIYCVQFHPEVSHTEEGVKMLENFVFNICKAEKNWKLTSYIDRTVEEIRQKVGNQKVILGLSGGVDSSVAAVLIHKAIGSQLTCIFVDTGLLRKNEAQKVMENYGSHFNLNIKLIDASERFLSKLKGVSDPEQKRKIIGNEFVAVFDEESHKIEGAKFLAQGTIYPDVIESQSVKGPSAVIKSHHNVGGLPEDMEFELLEPLRELFKDEVRKVGEELGIPHHLVYRHPFPGPGLGIRILGEVDAEKAKILQEADDIFIEELYKNDLYDKVSQAFVVLLPVKSVGVMGDERTYEYTAVVRSANTIDFMTATFSKFPWEFLEKVSNRIINEVKGINRVVYDISSKPPATIEWE
- a CDS encoding DUF1015 domain-containing protein, yielding MPTFKPFKGVRPRSEYINIFPTRPLDNYTDDVIAEKANIEGSYINMVKPYICSKSKDVNRNLRKVRNNYEEIAKSNLMQDAASYYLYEQIMPNKTVFRGLLGLVSVEDFWNGKIKKHEATITHKKERLAEYLGKVELQAEPVLLTYPANSKVEMLMNLEEKNIPIINFKDDQNICHKVWKIDNRLKLQQFKEVIDQIDSFYIADGHHRIGSAALNAKLQREKNKKSLGTEGYNFVYSFIVSNQSIKIHDYNRLIKDLNGFSKEDFLKRLEQDFLIYEKGETPYFPSKKFHISMYLDGKFYSLHIKHDLRPTEEGLESMDHYLLEKFILKPILGIENSKISDRVKFLKGTSDINGILKLKDKVDSNEYQVAFGVYPVSFNDLVKISDLNQKMPPKSTLISPKLMTAMVMYDMK